Proteins encoded within one genomic window of Tidjanibacter massiliensis:
- a CDS encoding DNA gyrase/topoisomerase IV subunit A yields MSEERRNKERAATDPEEEGTAAAGSTDDTDEEGNAAGFGEETDGTDAGDDGMTDADDTDAVPESRGRMSEKYVRLTETGTARYRLTGMYKDWFLDYASYVILERAVPHVEDGLKPVHRRILHAMRKIDDGRYNKVANIIGQTMQYHPHGDASIGDALVQLGQKELLIDTQGNWGNILTGDMAAAPRYIEARLSKFALDVVFNPKTTEWMLSYDGRNQEPVTLPVKFPLLLAQGVEGIAVGLASKILPHNFNELIDASVACLRGEPFTLYPDFQTGGLIDVSRYNDGLRGGVVKVRARISKIDKRTLAITEIPYGTTTESIKESIIKANEKGKIKIRKVDDNTAEKVEIIVHVSADESADKTIDALYAFTDCEVSISPNSCVISDEKPHFIGVSEILRRSAERTKHLLGTELRIRLGELDEEWHMASLERIFIENKIYQAIEGKKSREEAYEAVDERLAPFKKLLRREVTHEDVVKLTELRFIRISKYDSAKADNQIKGIEEETERVRHDLEHLTDYAVAWYGRIKEKYGKGRERRTELREFDSIEAAKVVVANAKLYVDREGGFFGIGNAMKKDEYVCDCSDIDEVIVFTQAGNYLVTKVSDKAFYAPGIQYIGVFKRNDERTIYNVLYRDGEKGPIMMKRCAIKGVTRDREYAITKGTPGSRILYMSVNPNGEAEVLKIMFKQRTRLKKAIVDLDFSKLAIKGRSSQGNLFSRYAIHKIQVKERGASTLAGQNIWFDEDVMRLNTDGRGRLLGEFQGDDKIIVFTSKGQYYTTGYDTGHHFPEDTIRVEKYAPDRIYSVAYYDADSRYYYLKRFAAEASDNRMQSFIDDSNPRSRMTALSADRYPQLEITYGGAHRTRPADLVDVEQFIGVKSHRAKGKRLTTYDVASLRFTEPLRPDPDETSAGNGNGEADGTANDLPDTPAPSPESGDQKNDASQNGEQPEVPDAAGRTTEPTTPDPDGDDGEQDALQNGNRSIRRTTVTAVDDDLIIERPEEEDETRNPDIQQLDLF; encoded by the coding sequence ATGAGCGAAGAGAGAAGGAACAAGGAACGGGCGGCAACGGACCCGGAAGAGGAAGGAACGGCGGCGGCCGGCAGTACGGACGATACGGACGAAGAGGGCAACGCCGCAGGTTTCGGAGAAGAGACCGACGGAACGGATGCCGGCGACGACGGAATGACGGACGCGGACGATACGGACGCCGTGCCGGAGAGCCGAGGCCGGATGTCCGAAAAATACGTGCGCCTCACGGAAACGGGTACGGCCCGCTACCGTCTGACGGGCATGTACAAGGACTGGTTTCTGGACTATGCGTCGTACGTGATACTGGAACGGGCCGTACCCCATGTGGAGGACGGCCTCAAACCTGTACACCGGCGCATTCTGCATGCCATGCGCAAAATCGACGACGGACGCTACAACAAGGTGGCGAACATCATCGGCCAGACGATGCAGTACCACCCCCACGGCGACGCCTCCATCGGCGACGCCCTCGTGCAGCTCGGCCAGAAGGAGTTGCTCATCGACACGCAGGGCAACTGGGGCAACATCCTCACGGGCGACATGGCCGCCGCGCCGCGTTACATCGAGGCCCGGCTCAGCAAGTTCGCCCTCGACGTGGTGTTTAATCCCAAGACCACGGAGTGGATGCTCTCCTATGACGGCCGCAACCAGGAACCCGTCACGCTGCCCGTGAAGTTCCCGCTGCTGTTGGCGCAGGGGGTAGAGGGTATCGCGGTGGGCCTCGCCTCGAAAATCCTGCCGCACAACTTCAACGAACTCATCGACGCCTCCGTAGCCTGTCTGCGGGGCGAACCGTTCACGCTCTATCCCGACTTCCAGACGGGGGGCCTCATCGACGTGTCGCGCTACAACGACGGACTGCGCGGCGGCGTAGTGAAGGTGCGCGCACGCATCTCCAAAATCGACAAGCGCACGCTCGCCATTACCGAAATCCCCTACGGCACCACAACCGAGTCCATCAAGGAGTCCATCATCAAGGCCAACGAAAAGGGAAAAATCAAGATACGGAAAGTGGACGACAACACCGCCGAAAAGGTGGAAATCATCGTCCACGTAAGCGCCGACGAATCGGCCGACAAGACCATCGACGCGCTCTATGCCTTCACCGACTGCGAAGTCTCCATATCGCCCAACTCGTGCGTCATCTCCGACGAGAAGCCGCACTTCATCGGCGTCAGCGAAATCCTGCGCCGGAGCGCCGAACGCACCAAACATCTGCTGGGCACCGAGCTGCGCATCCGCCTCGGGGAGCTCGACGAGGAGTGGCACATGGCCTCCCTCGAACGCATCTTCATCGAGAACAAAATCTACCAGGCTATCGAAGGCAAGAAATCGCGCGAAGAGGCTTACGAGGCGGTGGACGAACGGCTCGCACCTTTCAAGAAACTGCTGCGCCGCGAAGTGACGCACGAGGACGTGGTAAAGCTTACCGAGCTGCGGTTCATCCGCATCTCGAAATACGACTCCGCCAAGGCCGACAACCAGATAAAGGGCATCGAGGAGGAGACGGAGCGTGTCCGCCACGACCTCGAACACCTGACCGACTACGCCGTCGCCTGGTACGGCCGGATAAAGGAGAAGTACGGCAAGGGACGCGAACGGCGCACCGAACTGCGGGAGTTCGACAGCATCGAGGCGGCGAAAGTGGTCGTCGCCAACGCCAAACTCTACGTGGACCGCGAAGGGGGCTTTTTCGGCATCGGCAACGCCATGAAGAAGGACGAATACGTCTGCGACTGTTCCGACATCGACGAGGTAATCGTCTTCACCCAGGCAGGCAACTATCTGGTGACGAAGGTGAGCGACAAGGCCTTCTATGCCCCCGGCATCCAGTACATCGGGGTCTTCAAGCGCAACGACGAACGGACGATTTACAACGTCCTCTACCGCGACGGCGAGAAGGGCCCCATCATGATGAAGCGCTGCGCCATCAAGGGCGTCACGCGCGACCGCGAATACGCCATCACCAAAGGCACGCCCGGCAGCCGCATCCTCTACATGAGCGTGAATCCCAACGGAGAGGCCGAGGTACTCAAAATCATGTTCAAACAGCGTACACGACTGAAAAAGGCCATCGTGGACCTCGACTTCAGCAAGCTCGCCATCAAGGGGCGCAGCTCGCAGGGCAATCTCTTCTCACGCTACGCCATCCACAAGATACAGGTGAAAGAGCGAGGCGCCTCCACCCTCGCCGGACAGAACATCTGGTTCGACGAGGACGTGATGCGGCTCAATACCGACGGCCGCGGACGCCTGCTGGGCGAGTTCCAGGGCGACGACAAAATCATCGTCTTCACGTCCAAAGGCCAGTATTATACCACCGGATACGACACCGGCCACCACTTCCCGGAAGATACCATCCGGGTGGAGAAGTACGCACCCGACCGGATATACAGCGTCGCATACTACGACGCCGACAGCCGTTACTATTACCTGAAGCGTTTCGCTGCCGAAGCGAGCGACAACCGTATGCAGTCCTTCATCGACGACTCCAACCCCCGCTCGCGGATGACAGCCCTGTCGGCCGACCGCTATCCGCAGCTGGAAATCACCTACGGCGGCGCCCACCGTACGCGTCCCGCCGACCTGGTGGACGTGGAGCAGTTCATCGGCGTCAAGAGCCACCGGGCGAAGGGAAAACGGCTCACCACCTACGACGTGGCGTCGCTCCGCTTTACCGAACCGCTCCGACCCGACCCCGACGAGACATCCGCAGGCAACGGGAACGGAGAGGCAGATGGCACAGCGAATGACCTGCCGGACACGCCGGCCCCATCGCCGGAAAGCGGTGACCAGAAAAACGATGCATCCCAAAACGGGGAGCAGCCGGAGGTTCCAGATGCCGCAGGCCGGACGACGGAGCCGACGACCCCCGACCCCGACGGCGATGACGGGGAACAGGATGCCCTGCAGAACGGCAACCGGAGTATCCGCCGCACCACCGTAACGGCGGTCGACGACGACCTCATCATCGAACGGCCGGAGGAGGAGGACGAAACCCGCAACCCCGACATCCAACAGCTTGACCTTTTCTGA
- a CDS encoding shikimate kinase, translated as MTIYLTGFMGCGKSSTGRRVARALGYTFADTDCLVEETAGKSIARIFAEEGETVFRQLETEALAAIPQEGNTVVATGGGLPCSERNLSLMRQRGRIVYLASSQERLVHILLACRRDRRPRIAGLDEAGIREYVRTALAQRESYYAQADRTVICDGMDSRHIVDEIIAYIRSLEELQ; from the coding sequence ATGACCATTTATCTCACAGGCTTCATGGGATGCGGCAAAAGCTCGACGGGCCGGCGCGTGGCACGGGCCCTCGGATACACTTTCGCCGATACCGACTGTCTGGTGGAGGAGACTGCCGGGAAGAGCATCGCCCGCATCTTCGCCGAGGAGGGGGAAACGGTGTTCCGGCAACTGGAGACGGAAGCGCTCGCCGCCATTCCGCAGGAAGGGAATACCGTCGTAGCCACGGGCGGCGGCCTGCCGTGCAGCGAACGCAACCTGTCGCTCATGCGGCAGCGGGGCCGCATCGTCTATCTCGCCTCCTCTCAGGAACGTCTGGTGCATATTCTGCTCGCTTGCCGCCGCGACCGGCGCCCCCGGATAGCGGGACTCGACGAGGCCGGCATCCGAGAGTATGTCCGCACCGCCCTCGCCCAACGGGAAAGCTACTATGCGCAGGCCGACCGGACGGTTATCTGCGACGGCATGGACAGCCGGCATATCGTCGACGAAATCATCGCCTACATCCGCTCGCTGGAGGAGCTTCAATAA
- the murI gene encoding glutamate racemase — MDNSPIGVFDSGMGGLSVWRELRKALPEESVVYYGDGAHCPYGEKPAEEVSGYIDDAVRTLLGAGTKLIVLACNTATMIAVKRLRAAYPVPFVGMEPAIKPAAATTRSGIIGVLATRASLGSDWFGELSGKYAAGVRILPAVGEGFVEAVERGEENTPAVRQLVHRAVAPLVEAGADRIVLGCTHYPFLAEVIADEAGAAIEIIDPAPAIARRTASLLDRHGLRAERGHVPVYTFLSAAGVPYAERLRERASRL; from the coding sequence ATGGACAATTCCCCAATAGGTGTTTTCGATTCAGGCATGGGCGGCCTCTCCGTCTGGCGGGAGCTGCGCAAAGCCCTGCCGGAGGAGTCGGTCGTCTACTACGGCGACGGGGCACACTGCCCCTACGGCGAAAAGCCCGCCGAAGAGGTGTCCGGCTATATCGACGATGCCGTGCGCACGCTGCTCGGCGCAGGAACCAAACTTATCGTACTGGCCTGCAATACGGCCACGATGATAGCCGTCAAACGGCTGCGGGCAGCCTATCCCGTTCCCTTCGTCGGGATGGAGCCGGCCATCAAGCCGGCCGCGGCCACCACCCGCAGCGGCATCATCGGGGTGCTCGCCACACGCGCTTCGCTGGGAAGCGACTGGTTCGGCGAACTGAGCGGCAAATACGCCGCCGGCGTCCGGATACTGCCTGCCGTAGGCGAGGGGTTCGTGGAAGCGGTCGAAAGAGGCGAGGAAAACACGCCCGCCGTCCGACAACTCGTACACCGGGCCGTCGCGCCGCTGGTAGAAGCGGGCGCCGACCGCATCGTGCTCGGCTGCACCCATTATCCTTTTCTGGCCGAGGTCATCGCAGACGAGGCCGGCGCCGCAATCGAAATCATCGACCCCGCACCGGCCATCGCCCGACGAACCGCATCGCTGCTCGACCGCCATGGACTGCGGGCCGAAAGAGGACATGTCCCGGTCTATACCTTTCTTTCGGCCGCAGGAGTTCCCTATGCCGAACGGCTCCGGGAACGGGCTTCCCGACTCTGA
- a CDS encoding FtsK/SpoIIIE family DNA translocase, with translation MAKQEKTKAKSTGTAARLFAGRKIGETERWIYGFLLLFVSLFFLLAVVSYYFTWSEDQAALREGLSWSAVDNVANHAGKLGAITGSALVGKWFGVFAIGIPVVLLILSLRIMRVRPLFLNRSVRTTLIVMILGSLSLGYLFGTRWGIFGTGLGGQAGIAAADWLRSVIGTAGLGLLLAVCWILIAVYINRSTIKVVNRVGSSVAKGATDLMGKIPVHPFKGKEDTQRQAEEERLREDMEAANYYYTPDTVPAAKAASDIASEAIGTESAERAGTERTAVSGTEETLTVYPSDEQEAEGIFVSNGDRTDNEELPAGHTGATAGNDGNDAAESPFIEEEEDDFIVVDEQGERIKASTLRPTRTPATLGAGGVVVSDEEGIEIVKTDYKDTEAEEEADDFRDPTRTLPRYQRPSWVILKDHSVGIRISEDEIRENKNIIREKLEDFGIRITDKIKATIGPTVTLYEIEPAQGVKVSRIRNLEEDIALALKVQSIRIVTLGQGRGTVGIEVPNSTREIVSMLSVVKSVKFQDCQYRLPIVLGKTIYNEIYIGDLTKMPHLLVAGATGQGKSVGLNAIIASLLYKKHPAELKFVLIDPKQVELSAYAKLDRHFLAKMEGEESAIITDTSKAVNTLNSLVMVMEERYTLLNRAGERNIADYNARIQAGKLKKRDGHSFMPYIVVVIDEFADMIMTAGREVEIPITRLAAKARAVGIHLIVATQRPDVKVITGLIKSNIPARIAFKVVSMVDSRTIIDQPGANNLIGMGDMLLYLNGELTRMQCAFLDTPEIENLTSFISQQEGYDGPFELPFFELKGTTGSGNGGGGEETADSDNMLIQVAHFIVQNRQGSTSAIQRNFRLGYNRAGRIMDKLEKMGIVGRQDGSKPREVIVTDMRQLEDILLSYDDEELDV, from the coding sequence ATGGCAAAACAGGAAAAGACGAAAGCGAAAAGTACCGGAACAGCCGCCAGGCTGTTCGCAGGCAGGAAAATAGGAGAAACAGAACGCTGGATATACGGATTCCTGCTCCTGTTCGTGTCGCTCTTCTTCCTGCTCGCCGTCGTCAGCTACTACTTCACCTGGAGCGAAGACCAGGCCGCCCTGCGCGAAGGACTCAGTTGGAGCGCGGTGGACAACGTCGCCAACCATGCGGGCAAGCTGGGAGCAATCACCGGCTCGGCACTCGTCGGCAAGTGGTTCGGTGTCTTCGCCATAGGCATTCCCGTTGTACTGCTCATTCTCTCGCTGCGCATCATGCGCGTCCGGCCGCTCTTCCTGAACCGTTCGGTACGGACGACGCTCATCGTCATGATACTCGGCTCGCTCTCGCTCGGCTATCTTTTCGGCACACGCTGGGGCATCTTCGGCACGGGACTCGGCGGACAAGCGGGCATCGCCGCGGCCGACTGGCTCCGTTCGGTGATAGGGACGGCCGGGCTCGGACTGCTGCTCGCAGTCTGCTGGATACTCATCGCGGTCTATATCAACCGCAGCACCATCAAGGTCGTCAACCGCGTAGGTTCGTCGGTAGCCAAAGGGGCTACCGACCTCATGGGGAAAATTCCCGTCCATCCCTTCAAGGGAAAGGAAGACACACAGCGGCAGGCCGAAGAGGAGCGGCTGCGTGAAGACATGGAAGCGGCCAACTACTACTATACGCCCGATACCGTACCCGCCGCGAAAGCCGCATCCGACATCGCGTCAGAGGCAATCGGAACGGAATCCGCCGAAAGGGCCGGAACGGAGCGGACGGCCGTATCCGGAACCGAGGAGACCCTCACGGTCTATCCCTCCGATGAACAGGAGGCGGAAGGCATCTTCGTCAGCAACGGCGACCGGACGGACAACGAAGAACTACCCGCCGGCCATACCGGAGCGACGGCCGGAAACGACGGGAACGACGCAGCCGAATCCCCCTTCATCGAAGAGGAGGAAGACGACTTCATCGTGGTGGACGAACAGGGCGAACGCATCAAGGCTTCGACGCTGCGTCCGACACGCACGCCGGCCACGCTCGGCGCCGGCGGTGTCGTGGTCAGCGACGAGGAGGGCATCGAAATCGTCAAGACGGACTACAAGGATACCGAAGCAGAGGAGGAGGCCGACGATTTCCGCGACCCCACCCGTACCCTGCCCCGCTACCAACGCCCCTCATGGGTTATCCTGAAAGACCACAGCGTGGGCATCCGTATCTCGGAAGACGAGATACGCGAAAACAAGAACATCATCCGCGAGAAGCTGGAGGATTTCGGCATCCGGATAACCGACAAGATAAAGGCCACGATAGGGCCGACGGTGACGCTTTACGAGATAGAGCCCGCACAGGGAGTAAAGGTATCGCGCATCCGCAATCTGGAGGAGGACATCGCCCTCGCACTCAAGGTGCAGAGTATCCGTATCGTCACGCTCGGCCAGGGACGCGGTACGGTAGGCATCGAGGTACCGAACAGCACGCGCGAAATCGTGTCGATGCTTTCGGTCGTAAAGTCCGTCAAGTTCCAGGACTGCCAGTACCGGCTTCCCATCGTTCTGGGCAAGACGATATACAACGAGATATACATCGGCGACCTTACCAAAATGCCCCACCTGCTCGTGGCGGGCGCCACCGGACAGGGCAAATCGGTCGGTCTGAACGCCATCATCGCCTCGCTGCTCTACAAGAAACACCCGGCCGAGCTGAAGTTCGTCCTCATCGACCCGAAACAGGTGGAGCTGTCGGCATACGCCAAACTCGACCGGCACTTCCTCGCCAAAATGGAGGGCGAGGAGAGCGCCATCATCACCGACACGAGCAAGGCGGTAAACACGCTCAACTCGCTGGTCATGGTGATGGAGGAGCGCTACACGCTGCTCAACCGGGCGGGCGAACGCAACATCGCCGACTACAACGCCCGCATCCAGGCCGGAAAGCTCAAGAAACGCGACGGTCACAGCTTCATGCCCTACATCGTGGTCGTCATCGACGAGTTCGCCGACATGATTATGACCGCCGGCCGCGAAGTGGAAATCCCCATCACGCGGCTTGCCGCCAAGGCGCGCGCCGTGGGCATCCACCTCATCGTGGCGACGCAGCGTCCGGACGTGAAGGTCATCACCGGACTGATAAAGTCCAACATCCCGGCCCGCATCGCCTTCAAGGTGGTCTCCATGGTGGATTCACGTACCATCATCGACCAGCCGGGGGCCAACAACCTCATCGGCATGGGCGACATGCTGCTCTACCTCAACGGAGAGCTTACCCGAATGCAGTGCGCTTTCCTCGATACGCCCGAAATCGAGAACCTCACCTCCTTCATCAGCCAGCAGGAGGGATACGACGGGCCTTTCGAACTCCCCTTCTTCGAGCTCAAAGGGACGACCGGAAGCGGCAACGGAGGAGGAGGCGAAGAGACGGCCGACTCCGACAACATGCTGATACAGGTGGCCCACTTCATCGTCCAGAACCGGCAGGGCTCCACATCGGCCATCCAGCGCAACTTCCGCCTCGGCTACAACCGGGCGGGCCGCATCATGGACAAACTGGAAAAGATGGGCATCGTGGGCAGGCAGGACGGCAGCAAGCCGCGTGAGGTCATCGTGACCGACATGCGCCAGCTCGAAGACATCCTTCTCTCCTACGACGACGAGGAACTCGACGTATGA
- a CDS encoding LolA family protein: protein MKRFILIAAALVAAASSAKADETSESILRHIAETFASYGNYEVRFTVSAQGMGNMSGNYFVSGDRYRIKLQKQEQFSDGTNRYEIYAADKEVVIDAADTGSHNILNNPTRAFEFAPEEFESTYTGPAELKRKAVEKVKLVPRSDRYGNGTITLYVSAEDGMPVALNYDYQGEELTVTIDRIIPLEEIDKTMFLFDPSLYGDYEVIDFR, encoded by the coding sequence ATGAAAAGATTCATCCTGATAGCGGCCGCACTGGTCGCAGCGGCATCGTCCGCAAAAGCCGACGAAACAAGCGAAAGCATCCTCCGCCACATTGCCGAAACCTTCGCTTCGTACGGCAATTACGAAGTACGTTTCACCGTGTCGGCCCAAGGCATGGGGAACATGAGCGGCAACTATTTCGTCAGCGGCGACCGCTACCGCATCAAGCTCCAGAAACAGGAGCAGTTCAGCGACGGCACCAACCGCTACGAAATCTATGCGGCCGACAAGGAGGTGGTCATCGACGCAGCCGACACCGGTTCGCACAACATCCTGAACAACCCCACGCGCGCCTTCGAGTTCGCCCCGGAAGAGTTCGAAAGTACCTATACGGGGCCGGCCGAGCTCAAACGCAAGGCAGTGGAAAAGGTCAAACTCGTTCCGCGCAGCGACCGTTACGGCAACGGAACGATAACGCTGTACGTGAGTGCGGAAGACGGCATGCCCGTGGCGCTGAACTACGACTATCAGGGCGAAGAACTCACCGTCACCATCGACCGGATTATCCCCCTCGAGGAGATTGACAAAACCATGTTCCTGTTCGACCCGTCGCTTTACGGCGACTACGAAGTGATAGATTTCCGATAG
- a CDS encoding BACON domain-containing protein: MKRCLLPKGVAAALFAVSVLNGCNEGTENLQYVNLSQAACSFLGEDNTPLTITVDASPATWQATPNASWIKAERTDEHTLTLTADDNDTDQERKTTVTIQADRATQTIRINQLPKDSSFARYRKLDEFASSAMSPGGKYAGGYIISVAPDDSWQYSPVIIDVETEERYEFGPFPESLYFISQTIAITDQGLMFLSNSNGGQIAINTTGDIIVPEAPAGFQFQPEVQGSSADGRYWVGFAKESNGEEGLTWPLLWTDGVAEKLPMPAKNFRDEAFWYGIMARGISADGSVIYGTTWENLDFGMVYWKRDGGEWKVDYVGQDVHEIKPVKMLDAFGEEMDYNLADGIICTAEYTKISATGKWIAGSYRIETLADNRMDIVRTQYAAFYNTETETTTVVKDYGGSVGIHVTDDGIAFIGLGTMNLSSGVVYDLNTNTELGSVEEWVHDTYGIYVPTGYINSVSPDGRVIFGTMLDMTGTQDLITIGWYVAPPAEA, from the coding sequence ATGAAAAGATGTTTGCTTCCGAAAGGCGTCGCAGCGGCGCTTTTCGCAGTTTCGGTCCTGAACGGCTGCAACGAGGGAACGGAAAATTTACAGTACGTTAATCTCAGTCAGGCAGCCTGCTCCTTTCTGGGCGAAGACAATACACCGCTGACGATAACCGTCGATGCCTCTCCGGCGACGTGGCAGGCCACCCCGAACGCATCATGGATAAAAGCCGAGCGTACCGACGAACACACCCTTACGCTAACCGCTGACGATAACGATACCGACCAGGAACGCAAGACAACGGTCACCATCCAGGCCGACCGGGCAACCCAAACCATCCGCATCAACCAACTGCCGAAAGACTCCTCTTTCGCACGCTACCGCAAACTCGACGAATTTGCGAGTTCGGCCATGTCGCCGGGCGGCAAATATGCCGGCGGCTACATCATCTCGGTCGCACCGGACGATTCGTGGCAATACTCGCCGGTCATCATCGACGTCGAGACCGAAGAACGGTACGAATTCGGCCCGTTTCCCGAATCGCTCTATTTCATCAGCCAGACCATCGCCATCACCGACCAGGGGCTGATGTTCCTTTCCAACTCAAACGGCGGACAGATAGCCATCAATACTACCGGCGATATCATCGTTCCCGAAGCTCCCGCCGGATTCCAGTTTCAACCCGAAGTACAGGGCAGCTCTGCCGACGGCAGATATTGGGTAGGCTTCGCCAAAGAGAGCAACGGCGAAGAGGGACTCACCTGGCCGCTGCTCTGGACGGACGGCGTCGCCGAGAAACTTCCGATGCCCGCCAAAAATTTCCGGGACGAAGCGTTCTGGTACGGTATCATGGCACGGGGCATCTCGGCCGACGGCTCGGTCATCTACGGTACGACATGGGAAAACCTCGATTTCGGCATGGTCTACTGGAAACGCGACGGAGGCGAATGGAAAGTGGATTACGTCGGACAGGACGTCCACGAAATCAAACCTGTCAAGATGCTCGACGCCTTCGGGGAGGAGATGGACTACAACCTCGCCGACGGCATCATCTGCACCGCCGAATATACGAAGATAAGCGCCACGGGCAAATGGATAGCCGGCAGTTACCGCATCGAAACACTGGCCGACAACCGCATGGATATCGTCCGGACGCAATACGCCGCCTTTTACAATACGGAAACCGAAACGACCACTGTCGTGAAAGACTACGGCGGCTCCGTCGGCATTCATGTCACGGACGACGGTATCGCATTCATCGGACTGGGCACCATGAACCTCTCCTCTGGAGTCGTGTACGACCTGAACACGAATACAGAACTCGGTTCCGTGGAAGAATGGGTACACGACACCTACGGTATCTACGTCCCGACCGGTTATATCAACTCCGTTTCACCTGACGGCCGGGTGATTTTCGGTACGATGCTCGACATGACCGGTACCCAGGACCTCATTACGATAGGCTGGTACGTCGCCCCTCCCGCAGAGGCATAG
- a CDS encoding BACON domain-containing protein codes for MKRLSYIAAACIALAACNKTDTELPSLDVTPGQLSFAAEGAAAQELTVTASGVTWEYALSAGASEWVTVEERTAGKLNVTVRDNLKSEPRTASLTVKTDNFKVKSRMVTITQQGSDRPQTYSLSVNPAALTFGAEDDRPQEVIVTVEGNDLTWSTDIAESGRSWLTVTESDGKFSVTASPNPEPARRTADITVTPSDAAVPAKAVRVTQEAKELPPSLNVTLTNGATPSEGLSFDYIGQESYRIDVEAVNCEWFMKTEYDTETTGWITASENEGMNSISVSVGRNEEAEARTGRIVLTTDADGVGPVEVKVSQAGKPDYISTLTEHVEFGTLTESYVLVRPNNDFRDQPYTDWELRLWSEGLSFDGAAYTGSGDRLNILLYTEPIAANDDNEYRIPDGTYTVTVNFGNYPDLTPQAGDISGGAFGYYGHPTFPNGTWYVRMAGSEYTGEACIRTGTMTVSSTEESYDMQFDFVSDAGYTVKGTFRGTLKVYPQG; via the coding sequence ATGAAACGACTTTCATACATCGCGGCAGCATGTATCGCACTGGCCGCATGCAATAAAACGGATACCGAACTCCCCTCGCTCGACGTAACGCCCGGACAGCTCTCTTTCGCAGCAGAGGGGGCGGCCGCTCAGGAGCTCACTGTCACGGCTTCGGGCGTGACCTGGGAATATGCCCTCTCCGCCGGAGCCTCCGAATGGGTCACGGTAGAAGAACGGACGGCCGGAAAACTGAACGTAACGGTACGGGACAATTTGAAAAGCGAACCGAGGACAGCCTCCCTGACCGTCAAAACGGACAACTTCAAGGTCAAATCGCGCATGGTTACGATAACCCAGCAGGGTTCCGACCGTCCCCAGACCTATTCCCTATCGGTCAATCCGGCCGCACTCACTTTCGGGGCGGAAGACGACAGGCCGCAGGAGGTCATCGTAACCGTGGAGGGAAACGACCTGACATGGAGTACCGACATAGCGGAATCAGGCCGCAGCTGGCTCACCGTCACGGAGAGCGACGGTAAATTCTCCGTCACCGCATCCCCGAATCCCGAACCGGCCCGACGCACGGCGGACATCACCGTTACGCCCAGCGATGCCGCAGTACCCGCGAAGGCGGTACGCGTCACACAGGAGGCAAAAGAGCTGCCCCCTTCCCTGAACGTCACACTGACGAACGGAGCCACCCCCTCCGAAGGCCTCTCCTTCGATTACATCGGCCAGGAAAGCTACCGCATAGATGTCGAAGCCGTAAACTGCGAATGGTTCATGAAGACGGAGTACGACACGGAGACGACCGGCTGGATTACCGCATCGGAAAACGAAGGGATGAACAGCATCAGCGTAAGTGTCGGCAGAAATGAGGAGGCCGAAGCACGGACGGGACGTATTGTCCTGACTACCGACGCCGACGGCGTCGGCCCGGTGGAGGTAAAGGTCTCGCAAGCGGGAAAACCCGACTATATCAGCACCCTTACCGAACACGTGGAGTTCGGAACGCTCACCGAAAGCTATGTGCTGGTGCGCCCCAACAACGACTTCCGCGACCAGCCCTACACCGATTGGGAACTCCGCCTCTGGAGCGAAGGGTTAAGCTTCGACGGAGCGGCCTACACCGGCTCGGGCGACCGACTGAACATTCTCCTTTACACCGAACCGATAGCGGCCAACGACGACAACGAATACCGTATTCCGGACGGTACCTATACCGTAACGGTCAATTTCGGCAACTACCCCGACCTGACGCCCCAGGCCGGCGACATCAGTGGCGGCGCATTCGGCTATTACGGCCATCCCACCTTCCCGAACGGAACGTGGTACGTCCGCATGGCCGGAAGCGAATACACGGGAGAAGCGTGCATCCGGACGGGCACCATGACGGTCTCCAGCACGGAAGAGTCGTACGACATGCAGTTCGATTTCGTCAGCGACGCAGGCTATACCGTCAAGGGCACGTTCCGAGGTACGCTGAAAGTCTATCCGCAAGGCTGA